CGATGATGATGCGAACTTCTTTGGCCAGGTCCTGCAGGCGAACCGGAGAGATCTCCATACGTACTTTTCTGCGAAGGTCGACGGAGGCAAGATCGCGCAGCCCTGTCGCCAGGTTTTTCAGCGCGGCGAAGTCTGGATGTTCCGCGATGTCGTCGCTCCGCTCCATGTTGGAGGCGACAACAAAGATAGCGGAGCATAGATTTCGTATCTCGTGGGAAACAGCACTCGCGAGGATTCGATCGTGACTTACGATCTGCTCGTACTGCGCGTGCTCTCGCTCTCGTACTTCGTTGGCCACATCGACAACGATCGCCGCGAGATGACGGGAAACACCTTCACCGTAGATCGAAAACCATGTCGTTGCAGGGACAAGAGTTCCATCCCCTCTGCGCGCCCAGGCGCTGGCGGACGTGCTGACATCACCGATCCCGGAAGGGAGTTGCAGAGCGTCGTAGAACAGAGGAATGAAGTTACGAATGTTCTGCCCCAGGAGTCCTTCGGCTGGCTGCAGGATATTTGCGGCCGCCTTATTTGCGGCTACGATCTTGCCATTGGAGTCTATAGTCAGAATGGCGGCGGGGCTGCTCTCCGCCAGTAGCCTTGATTGCTCCTGGGCGCGACGCCTCAAGCGCTGTTCGTAGCGCAAACGAGAGTAGTGTTTGAGAACTACACGGCGGGAATCTGCAATCTGATAGATCCACAGCCCACAACCGGTATATGCAATCGTCGCCATGCTGAAGCGGAGCATGTGCTCGAGCGGCGTTTGGTCGGCGGTGAATCGCCCGCGAACATAGGCGCAGAAGATGGCCGCAATCATGATCTGCCAGCGATCGAGAATTGTTGCGGCGATCATCACCGGAAAGATGTAAAGGATCCCGAGAGAGAAGTTGAAGTCGTAATACCACTCGAGAATGACGAGAAGGACAACAAGTACCAGGGCGATTGCGAAGATACGACCCTGGCCGCCTTCGGCCGTTCGCATGCGAACGAATCGTCGATAGAAGGTATTCACTTCTTTAGATTAGCCGTCGTTTGACCACAGATCGAGGACGAATAGCCAAAAGATAGGTTTTTTGCCATCTTGGGAGTGTTTCGAAAGAAGGGCTGGAAGATAGGAACCTGTCGTGTAGATACAAGGGTCTAATCGGAGTAATCAGGAGTTTGGATGATCGTTCGAGATCGATTACCGTTGAAGCGAATCTGGCCGCAAGCCTGGAAGCGCCTGTTGGTATTGCTTATCTTCGATTGCACGGTAGCCATTGTTTATTCCATCTTTCATCATGAATGGATCTCTTTAAATGGCTTGCCGATTGCGCCTTTGGCCTCAGCTCTGACCATCTTTCTCGCCTTCCGCACAAATGCGGCGTACGGTCGATGGTGGGAGGCCCGCCAGCTCTGGGGGCAGCAGGTGAACACCTCTCGCGCTCTTGCGGTGCAGTTTCTAACGATGTTGGACGATGAGACAGAAGACCCGCACCGTATTCCCTTACGGAACTCCCTTGTCCTGCACCACATCACCTTTACGCACGCATTAAGATGCCATCTACGAAGACAGACCGCGCTACCTGAGGTGCGAACACTATTAGGCGAAGACGCTGCCCGCGAGTTGAGTGTCTACAAAAACCTTCCCGCCGGACTTGTGTTGCGAATGGGTAACCTGCTCCGGCAGGCGCGCAATGAGGGCATGCTGGATAGTTTCCGCTGGACAAAGATTAATGAAAATCTCACCGTATTGACCAACATCCAAGGCGCTCTCGAGCGCATCAAGAATACGCCATTGCCCAGGCAGTTTGACTACCTTCCCAGTATTCTGGTCGATGTTTTCTGCTGGTTATTGCCACTGGGGTTGGTTGAGGGATTGGGACTAATGACTCCCATCGCCAGCGTTTTGATCAGCTTTATGTTTATCGCTGCAGACCTGATGAGTCGCGAGATCTCAAACCCATTTGAGAACACGATTCACGATATCCCGATGACGGCACTCTCACGCACGATTGAACTCAACTTGCGAGAGCAGATGGAAGAGATCGATCGTGAGCGAGGCTGGACGGGAGGCGCGAGATATCGTCGCTCGCGACCAATTACAGATGTTCAACCTGTTGACGGATTTGTGTTTTAGGACAAAGGAGAGCGCTATGCTCGATCAATCCACTGAGATTGTGTTTGCAACGGACTTTTCCGATTCAAGCCACGCTGTTATTCCGACCGTGGCACGCTGGGTAGACACCCTCAACGCAAAGTTGACCTTGCTTCATGTTTATAACCCGAATAAGACGTTATATCGTGAGGCAGAAGTCCTTCTCCGGTCCTTCTTTGCGGAGGCGGATAACTACAAGTATTGCGATCGCGTCCTGATCAGCGGCGATCCCTGCGAGGGGATCATCGCTTACTGCGAACGCCGTCCAAATGTTCTGTTAATGCTTCCTCCGAGTGATCTGACAGGACTGCCACGTCCCTGGCATCGGTCACTGCGCGCCCGGCTCATAAAGCGTCTTTCGATTCCAGTGTGGACCGTGGGACGCGTCAATGTTGGTAACAGTTCGCCCTCTGGAGATCATCATATTGGTGTGTGGCTGGGTGACCCGGAAGATGGTCTTTCGCACTTGCAGCAGGCGGCGCGTTATGCCTCAGAAACTGGAGGTACGTTGCATCTGTTGCATGTAGTGGATGAGGTCAATGAGGGGTCGATGCTCAAGCCTCTTCTTTCGAATGGCCCGATGGGCGAGGAGATGGCGGATACATGGCTGCAGGAGATTGCTGACACGTTGGACGCGGATTGCAGGGTCGAAATTCATGTTGCGCAGGGAAGGATGTCGCGCGAGCTT
This portion of the Edaphobacter sp. 4G125 genome encodes:
- a CDS encoding universal stress protein, whose protein sequence is MLDQSTEIVFATDFSDSSHAVIPTVARWVDTLNAKLTLLHVYNPNKTLYREAEVLLRSFFAEADNYKYCDRVLISGDPCEGIIAYCERRPNVLLMLPPSDLTGLPRPWHRSLRARLIKRLSIPVWTVGRVNVGNSSPSGDHHIGVWLGDPEDGLSHLQQAARYASETGGTLHLLHVVDEVNEGSMLKPLLSNGPMGEEMADTWLQEIADTLDADCRVEIHVAQGRMSRELPQLLRRSGVDMLMLNQQSAVQNSWIMGPEINPVFRKCAISLICMPYYAKFEELHRQMAESAA
- a CDS encoding bestrophin family protein → MIVRDRLPLKRIWPQAWKRLLVLLIFDCTVAIVYSIFHHEWISLNGLPIAPLASALTIFLAFRTNAAYGRWWEARQLWGQQVNTSRALAVQFLTMLDDETEDPHRIPLRNSLVLHHITFTHALRCHLRRQTALPEVRTLLGEDAARELSVYKNLPAGLVLRMGNLLRQARNEGMLDSFRWTKINENLTVLTNIQGALERIKNTPLPRQFDYLPSILVDVFCWLLPLGLVEGLGLMTPIASVLISFMFIAADLMSREISNPFENTIHDIPMTALSRTIELNLREQMEEIDRERGWTGGARYRRSRPITDVQPVDGFVF
- a CDS encoding sensor histidine kinase, whose translation is MRTAEGGQGRIFAIALVLVVLLVILEWYYDFNFSLGILYIFPVMIAATILDRWQIMIAAIFCAYVRGRFTADQTPLEHMLRFSMATIAYTGCGLWIYQIADSRRVVLKHYSRLRYEQRLRRRAQEQSRLLAESSPAAILTIDSNGKIVAANKAAANILQPAEGLLGQNIRNFIPLFYDALQLPSGIGDVSTSASAWARRGDGTLVPATTWFSIYGEGVSRHLAAIVVDVANEVREREHAQYEQIVSHDRILASAVSHEIRNLCSAIFVVASNMERSDDIAEHPDFAALKNLATGLRDLASVDLRRKVRMEISPVRLQDLAKEVRIIIGQDWIDIDGEFNWHVPEDLPAARANRQGLIQILLNLSQNSLRAIQDSPNPRLTIDTSFHDGRVSLRVCDTGPGMKTTEHLFQPFRPDSDGSGLGLYVSRALIESFGGELRFEPVEVGCCFVITLTAAQNEEGLAHTTEETE